The following proteins come from a genomic window of Candidatus Woesearchaeota archaeon:
- a CDS encoding flippase-like domain-containing protein, with protein sequence MKPSIKHLITTTILFAIILLLFNYLKNNLSDFKQLTLVNPLYLFVLVLIFMAGMILNGFLLDYLMRPFGLRLNLKEIIGLPIITNFYNLITPFRGGAGIRAVYLNKKHNFPYVHFLATLGAIYVILFLVNGLGGILSMIYIWLSYNIFNWIIFLAFTVFTLFLIVIIILSPKLPKSKNSLINKFIKVINGWHLIKDNKQVLFITTIIGLVQLILGAINTMITYNLFSIQIDFFKALFIASVGSLSILVAITPGNLGVGEAISIFSANLIGIPLTEAIAATILLRAINLAVILILGPIFSYILIKHEK encoded by the coding sequence ATGAAACCCTCAATTAAACACCTAATAACAACAACTATCCTCTTCGCAATAATCCTACTTCTGTTCAATTATCTGAAAAACAATTTAAGTGATTTCAAGCAATTAACTCTTGTAAATCCACTTTATTTATTTGTTTTAGTATTGATATTTATGGCCGGCATGATTTTGAACGGATTTCTTTTAGATTATCTGATGCGTCCGTTTGGCTTAAGGTTGAATCTAAAAGAAATAATAGGTCTGCCTATAATAACCAATTTTTATAACTTAATCACTCCATTTAGGGGCGGTGCAGGTATTAGGGCAGTATATCTAAATAAAAAGCATAATTTCCCGTATGTGCATTTTCTTGCAACGCTTGGGGCAATATATGTAATTTTATTTTTAGTAAATGGCTTAGGGGGTATACTCAGCATGATTTATATCTGGCTAAGTTATAACATATTTAATTGGATAATTTTTTTAGCATTTACAGTTTTTACTTTATTTTTAATTGTAATAATAATTCTATCCCCTAAATTGCCTAAAAGCAAAAATAGTCTAATAAATAAATTTATCAAAGTAATTAACGGCTGGCACTTGATTAAAGATAATAAACAAGTATTGTTTATCACAACTATAATCGGTTTAGTGCAGTTAATATTAGGCGCTATCAATACTATGATTACATATAATTTATTTAGTATCCAGATAGATTTTTTTAAAGCATTATTTATTGCATCAGTAGGTTCACTATCAATACTTGTTGCAATCACTCCCGGAAATCTAGGCGTTGGCGAAGCAATAAGCATATTCTCTGCAAATTTAATCGGAATACCATTAACAGAAGCAATTGCTGCAACTATTTTATTAAGAGCAATAAATCTTGCAGTAATTTTAATCTTAGGACCTATCTTCTCATATATATTAATCAAACATGAAAAATAG
- a CDS encoding DUF1616 domain-containing protein has translation MKKNHKTILKIVLIILSTLFILSLVILFFSKLDLISSFRIVFGSVYVLFLPGFLISYLFFPKTSELEKKGSIDWIERIALSFALSIAVVPLFIFYLNLLGLKITALNSVIVVLIIILLSLGIIFRKKKLEKVLASSLKY, from the coding sequence ATGAAAAAAAACCATAAAACTATTTTAAAAATAGTATTAATTATTTTATCAACCTTATTTATATTAAGTTTAGTAATTTTATTTTTTTCAAAATTAGATCTAATTAGTTCTTTTAGGATTGTTTTTGGTTCAGTTTATGTTTTGTTCTTGCCTGGATTTTTAATATCGTATTTATTTTTTCCAAAAACATCCGAATTAGAAAAAAAAGGATCAATCGATTGGATTGAGAGAATAGCTTTATCTTTTGCTTTATCAATTGCAGTTGTGCCTTTATTTATATTTTATTTAAATCTTTTAGGCCTGAAAATTACTGCATTAAATTCAGTTATTGTAGTTTTAATTATTATTTTACTTAGTTTAGGGATTATTTTTAGGAAAAAGAAATTAGAAAAAGTTCTTGCCTCTTCTCTTAAATACTAG
- a CDS encoding phosphoribosylaminoimidazolesuccinocarboxamide synthase, with amino-acid sequence MEKNLAIRNSTSEFLIFTVKANDDSIEVKYADDNVWLTQNMIAKLFDKGRSTITEHLSAIYSEGELDKNSTCRNFRHTASDGKEYNIKFYTKNEN; translated from the coding sequence ATGGAAAAAAACTTAGCAATACGGAACTCAACATCAGAATTTTTAATCTTTACAGTTAAAGCTAATGACGATTCCATAGAAGTAAAATACGCAGATGACAATGTTTGGCTTACTCAAAATATGATTGCTAAACTCTTTGATAAGGGCAGAAGCACCATAACAGAACATTTAAGTGCTATTTATTCGGAGGGAGAATTAGATAAAAATTCAACTTGTCGGAATTTCCGACATACTGCTTCAGATGGTAAGGAGTATAATATTAAATTCTACACAAAAAATGAAAACTAA
- the ftsZ gene encoding cell division protein FtsZ, giving the protein MEFMVENAMKNSTDLSGFNVGQANIKVIGAGGGGNNMVSWLYKKGIRGAEIIACNTDKQHLDITEADRKFLIGKDLTRGLGCGGFPEKGAESAKESIAEIKDSLKGADMVFVCAGMGGGTGTGSAPVVAQVAKDTGAIVIGTVTMPFKIERARVDKAEFGLQQLRQVSDTVIVIDNNRLVQIAGNLPVQQAFAVANELVATMIKGIVETIAIPSLVNLDYADVKAIMTSGGVASIGVGSSDTNNRVEESVKGALSNPLLDISYEGATGALIHISGGPDMTLEDINRVGELVTESLDDDANVIWGARVSDNLKGRLIVMTIITGVKSPWILGKMDKKQAAATRAEFGRELGIEIVR; this is encoded by the coding sequence ATGGAATTTATGGTGGAAAACGCTATGAAAAACAGTACAGATTTATCTGGATTCAATGTTGGACAAGCTAATATTAAAGTTATTGGCGCAGGAGGCGGCGGTAACAATATGGTTAGTTGGTTATACAAAAAAGGGATTCGCGGTGCAGAAATTATTGCATGCAACACAGATAAACAACACTTAGATATTACTGAGGCAGATAGAAAATTCTTAATCGGTAAAGATTTAACAAGAGGTTTAGGTTGCGGGGGTTTCCCTGAAAAAGGTGCTGAATCAGCTAAAGAAAGTATAGCTGAAATTAAAGATTCTTTAAAAGGCGCTGATATGGTATTTGTATGCGCAGGAATGGGCGGAGGAACAGGCACAGGTTCAGCTCCAGTTGTTGCGCAAGTAGCAAAAGATACTGGTGCAATTGTTATCGGAACAGTTACAATGCCTTTTAAAATTGAAAGGGCAAGAGTTGATAAAGCTGAATTTGGATTACAACAGTTAAGACAAGTATCTGATACAGTTATTGTTATCGATAACAACAGACTTGTTCAAATTGCGGGTAACCTGCCTGTACAACAAGCTTTTGCTGTTGCAAATGAATTAGTTGCCACTATGATTAAAGGTATTGTTGAAACAATCGCAATTCCATCATTAGTTAACTTAGATTATGCAGACGTTAAAGCAATAATGACCTCTGGCGGTGTTGCTTCAATAGGAGTAGGTTCATCTGATACAAATAACAGAGTTGAAGAATCCGTTAAAGGGGCATTAAGCAATCCATTGTTAGATATTAGTTATGAAGGTGCAACTGGCGCTTTAATCCATATCTCTGGAGGTCCGGACATGACTCTTGAAGATATAAATAGAGTTGGTGAACTAGTAACTGAATCATTAGATGATGATGCAAACGTTATTTGGGGCGCAAGGGTTTCTGACAATCTAAAAGGCAGATTAATTGTTATGACTATTATAACTGGTGTTAAATCACCATGGATATTAGGTAAAATGGATAAAAAACAAGCCGCTGCTACGCGCGCTGAATTCGGTAGAGAATTAGGCATAGAAATAGTAAGGTAA
- a CDS encoding glycosyltransferase family 39 protein: MKNSIKEIVGKSFYQLLLVYSALILAISLNLFWKYTYHFELFALIIAILGTFEIRRLNTKSIDKRLLYSLFILAIVLILLTRIIPYLDNNIPIGYDAGIYKYGIESFAKDFFNADSWVKGALEPGFLYLTTLLKLLFNTQTILISFFILCNILLGFSIYKAAKEYFNETSAIIALMLYSVSSIQYLVFTYLYYKNILGLSFMLFAFYFLKREDNLRFIIFGILTGIIHRPTFYLFGLSYLTYTIYDYNNIKQNIKNGISILIFTAIFYIGFFKESILPLIKPVAESFISPGSSAGTFINFFTYQYSTLAYLAFSILGFFYLIQFNKFNILTFYTGITAIIVYFQLFFFNRFIIHLDIALIILAGAGFNQIITRKLGFLITLILLFSAGFVTINHAISTNSLINQNELETIVHVSTLEKDAYIMTTNSIYSPWVLGYSTRKTIAPGLFNYNLHNKEEWTEFWTADNQTKLNEFMDKYEQPLYIFIGEQQKDNLKQFDNCMLPVYEKESNVIYRYIC; encoded by the coding sequence ATGAAAAATAGCATAAAAGAAATTGTAGGAAAAAGCTTTTACCAGTTATTGCTAGTTTATTCTGCATTGATACTGGCAATTAGTTTAAACCTGTTCTGGAAATATACTTATCATTTTGAACTTTTTGCTTTAATTATTGCTATTCTTGGAACTTTTGAAATAAGAAGATTAAACACTAAAAGTATAGATAAGAGATTATTATATTCATTATTTATTTTAGCTATAGTTTTAATCTTGCTAACAAGAATAATTCCCTATTTAGATAACAATATACCAATTGGTTATGATGCGGGGATTTACAAATATGGAATAGAATCTTTTGCAAAGGATTTTTTTAATGCAGATTCATGGGTAAAAGGCGCATTAGAACCGGGATTTTTATACCTAACAACTTTATTAAAATTACTTTTTAACACACAAACCATCCTAATTAGTTTTTTTATATTATGTAATATTTTACTTGGTTTTTCAATATATAAAGCTGCAAAAGAATATTTTAATGAAACTTCTGCAATTATTGCATTAATGCTCTATTCGGTTTCATCAATACAATATTTGGTTTTTACTTATCTATATTATAAAAATATATTAGGATTAAGTTTTATGCTGTTTGCATTTTATTTTTTAAAAAGAGAAGATAATCTAAGATTTATTATCTTCGGAATATTAACCGGGATAATCCATAGACCAACCTTTTATTTATTTGGACTGTCATATTTAACATATACAATTTATGATTATAATAACATTAAACAAAATATAAAAAATGGGATATCAATTTTAATCTTTACAGCAATATTTTATATCGGCTTTTTTAAAGAATCAATATTGCCATTGATTAAGCCAGTTGCAGAATCTTTTATTTCTCCTGGTTCTTCAGCAGGCACATTTATTAATTTTTTTACTTACCAGTATTCAACTTTAGCATATCTTGCATTTTCAATATTGGGATTTTTTTATCTTATTCAATTTAATAAGTTTAACATATTAACATTTTATACTGGAATCACCGCAATAATAGTTTATTTTCAGTTATTTTTCTTTAATAGATTTATCATTCATCTTGATATTGCGTTGATTATTCTTGCAGGTGCCGGTTTTAACCAGATTATAACCCGAAAATTAGGTTTCTTAATTACTCTAATTTTACTTTTTAGCGCAGGTTTTGTTACAATCAATCACGCTATAAGTACAAATTCTTTAATAAATCAAAATGAATTAGAAACGATAGTACATGTATCAACATTAGAAAAAGATGCTTATATAATGACTACTAATTCAATTTATTCACCATGGGTCTTAGGATATTCAACTAGAAAAACGATTGCGCCAGGACTTTTTAATTATAATCTGCATAATAAAGAAGAATGGACTGAGTTCTGGACAGCCGATAATCAAACAAAACTAAATGAATTTATGGACAAATATGAGCAACCTTTATATATCTTTATTGGGGAACAACAAAAAGATAACTTAAAACAGTTTGATAATTGTATGCTGCCAGTTTATGAAAAAGAATCAAACGTAATTTACAGGTATATTTGTTAA